Proteins from a genomic interval of Megalopta genalis isolate 19385.01 unplaced genomic scaffold, iyMegGena1_principal scaffold0020, whole genome shotgun sequence:
- the LOC117227315 gene encoding uncharacterized protein LOC117227315 isoform X1: METKYTADDYLTEVSDYSDYQIWPPDDEEEGEWYEYEAEGKEFDERVEEKEKVKEKLKPPELIDIYADLFSKFRDIGAERIAAKTEERKEKLRQLIGLKEETEGSEETLITPEDESDKRSEESSEGSLYNCLRHIEISNSQLKLRNLHTSFPVPDDPGITPAFWILQEQTDSYSNHGVQFFKALVEKAKLQHIKVLEKMLLSNKIDLQYYGINPRIVRPLCEALMMNHTVEVVDLTGNRLSEDACYHLGELLQNNNTIHNLVLAGCRIGPKGAWRLQDGISDSQTLTQLDLSECNLGAEGFAYIESAVCQSDQLKELVLNDNQLDESCANDLQHLITASDTLTKLRLSWNSLYSAETWKKLGKAIEANEVLEELDLSWNALGNECVNYLRSLLSHSPSVRKLIMTGNRFNEEDAAIIARGLSKNETLEELHIGNNPLKAEGAFELIRAITPQVSPGSQLRVLDLSHIWAKKNALPELQAIEEGRPTLEVKLEGILSNHKIVGPDVMALIFKRANYEAMKPKRKQQRKNFGHFILSLEDGFVSRSRFLQVVKSFRLKLSTTLLDAITKAFAGPKNTVNLDLLKSIYITQYPDTEPPPEKPEKKKKTPKHTKSKKKAEGTESKTTKKSNKVKMRKTKKK; encoded by the exons ATGGAGACTAAG TACACGGCAGATGACTATCTTACCGAAGTGTCAGATTATTCCGATTATCAAATATGGCCGCCAGatgacgaagaagaaggcgaaTGGTACGAGTACGAAGCAGAGGGGAAGGAGTTCGACGAAAGAgtcgaagaaaaggaaaaagtgAAAGAGAAATTAAAGCCGCCGGAATTGATAGACATATACGCGGACCTGTTTTCGAAATTTCGCGATATAGGGGCCGAGAGAATCGCGGCCAAGACTGAAGAAAGGAAGGAGAAACTGCGCCAGCTAATTGGT CTGAAGGAAGAAACCGAAGGATCCGAGGAGACCTTGATCACGCCGGAAGATGAATCCGACAAGCGTAGTGAGGAATCCTCAGAGGGCTCTCTCTACAATTGTCTCAGACATATCGAGATCAGCAACTCCCAGTTGAAACTGCGGAATCTTCACACCTCGTTTCCAGTGCCCGATGATCCTGGCATAACACCTGCGTTCTGGATCTTGCAAGAGCAAACAGACAGCTATAGCAACCACGGTGTACAATTTTTTAAAGCCCTGGTAGAGAAAGCCAAGCTTCAGCATATAAAGGTGTTGGAAAAGATGCTGCTGTCGAACAAAATCGATCTGCAGTACTATGGAATAAATCCAAGGATTGTCAGACCCCTCTGCGAGGCTTTGATGATGAACCATACGGTGGAAGTAGTCGACCTTACG GGAAACCGGCTATCAGAGGATGCCTGTTACCACCTCGGTGAGTTACTTCAAAACAACAACACTATCCACAATTTGGTGTTAGCAGGATGTCGAATAGGGCCGAAGGGTGCATGGAGACTGCAAGATGGAATTTCGGACAGCCAAACATTGACCCAGTTAGATCTCTCCGAGTGCAACCTTGGTGCCGAAGGCTTTGCGTACATTGAGTCAGCAGTTTGTCAGAGCGATCAGCTGAAGGAACTTGTTTTGAATGACAATCAGTTGGACGAATCTTGTGCCAATGACCTGCAACATTTGATCACAGCTTCTGATACATTGACGAAGTTGAGATTATCATGGAATTCCTTGTACAGTGCGGAAACATGGAAGAAGTTGGGCAAAGCGATAGAGGCCAACGAGGTATTGGAGGAGCTTGATTTATCATGGAACGCGTTGGGCAACGAATGTGTGAACTATCTACGATCATTATTATCTCATTCTCCATCCGTGAGGAAACTGATCATGACTG GAAACAGGTTTAACGAGGAGGATGCTGCAATCATCGCCAGAGGTCTGTCGAAAAATGAAACGCTGGAGGAGTTGCATATAGGTAACAATCCCTTGAAGGCAGAAGGTGCGTTCGAACTTATTCGAGCAATCACGCCTCAAGTGTCTCCGGGAAGTCAGCTGCGGGTTTTGGATCTCTCACACATCTGGGCGAAGAAAAATGCGTTACCCGAACTGCAAGCCATCGAAGAAGGTAGACCCACGCTGGAAGTTAAACTGGAAGGGATACTTAGTAATCACAAGATCGTAGGACCGGACGTGATGGCGTTAATTTTCAAGAGGGCTAACTATGAGGCAATGAAGCCAAAAAGGAAACAACAACGCAAGAACTTCGGACATTTTATCCTTTCCCTTGAGGACGGCTTTGTCTCTAGAT CACGCTTCCTACAAGTAGTAAAATCCTTCAGACTTAAGCTGTCTACAACTTTGCTAGATGCTATTACCAAAGCATTTGCTGGTCCAAAGAACACTGTAAATCTAGATCTGTTAAAGTCGATTTATATAACTCAATATCCTGACACAGAACCTCCTCCAGAAAAAcctgaaaagaagaaaaaaactcCTAAGCATACTAAATCAAAGAAGAAGGCTGAGGGTACTGAATCAAAAACGACGAAGAAGTCGAACAAAGTGAAGATGCGGAAAACAAAGAAGAAATAA
- the LOC117227315 gene encoding uncharacterized protein LOC117227315 isoform X2 translates to METKYTADDYLTEVSDYSDYQIWPPDDEEEGEWYEYEAEGKEFDERVEEKEKVKEKLKPPELIDIYADLFSKFRDIGAERIAAKTEERKEKLRQLIGLKEETEGSEETLITPEDESDKRSEESSEGSLYNCLRHIEISNSQLKLRNLHTSFPVPDDPGITPAFWILQEQTDSYSNHGVQFFKALVEKAKLQHIKVLEKMLLSNKIDLQYYGINPRIVRPLCEALMMNHTVEVVDLTGNRLSEDACYHLGELLQNNNTIHNLVLAGCRIGPKGAWRLQDGISDSQTLTQLDLSECNLGAEGFAYIESAVCQSDQLKELVLNDNQLDESCANDLQHLITASDTLTKLRLSWNSLYSAETWKKLGKAIEANEVLEELDLSWNALGNECVNYLRSLLSHSPSVRKLIMTGNRFNEEDAAIIARGLSKNETLEELHIGNNPLKAEGAFELIRAITPQVSPGSQLRVLDLSHIWAKKNALPELQAIEEGPDVMALIFKRANYEAMKPKRKQQRKNFGHFILSLEDGFVSRSRFLQVVKSFRLKLSTTLLDAITKAFAGPKNTVNLDLLKSIYITQYPDTEPPPEKPEKKKKTPKHTKSKKKAEGTESKTTKKSNKVKMRKTKKK, encoded by the exons ATGGAGACTAAG TACACGGCAGATGACTATCTTACCGAAGTGTCAGATTATTCCGATTATCAAATATGGCCGCCAGatgacgaagaagaaggcgaaTGGTACGAGTACGAAGCAGAGGGGAAGGAGTTCGACGAAAGAgtcgaagaaaaggaaaaagtgAAAGAGAAATTAAAGCCGCCGGAATTGATAGACATATACGCGGACCTGTTTTCGAAATTTCGCGATATAGGGGCCGAGAGAATCGCGGCCAAGACTGAAGAAAGGAAGGAGAAACTGCGCCAGCTAATTGGT CTGAAGGAAGAAACCGAAGGATCCGAGGAGACCTTGATCACGCCGGAAGATGAATCCGACAAGCGTAGTGAGGAATCCTCAGAGGGCTCTCTCTACAATTGTCTCAGACATATCGAGATCAGCAACTCCCAGTTGAAACTGCGGAATCTTCACACCTCGTTTCCAGTGCCCGATGATCCTGGCATAACACCTGCGTTCTGGATCTTGCAAGAGCAAACAGACAGCTATAGCAACCACGGTGTACAATTTTTTAAAGCCCTGGTAGAGAAAGCCAAGCTTCAGCATATAAAGGTGTTGGAAAAGATGCTGCTGTCGAACAAAATCGATCTGCAGTACTATGGAATAAATCCAAGGATTGTCAGACCCCTCTGCGAGGCTTTGATGATGAACCATACGGTGGAAGTAGTCGACCTTACG GGAAACCGGCTATCAGAGGATGCCTGTTACCACCTCGGTGAGTTACTTCAAAACAACAACACTATCCACAATTTGGTGTTAGCAGGATGTCGAATAGGGCCGAAGGGTGCATGGAGACTGCAAGATGGAATTTCGGACAGCCAAACATTGACCCAGTTAGATCTCTCCGAGTGCAACCTTGGTGCCGAAGGCTTTGCGTACATTGAGTCAGCAGTTTGTCAGAGCGATCAGCTGAAGGAACTTGTTTTGAATGACAATCAGTTGGACGAATCTTGTGCCAATGACCTGCAACATTTGATCACAGCTTCTGATACATTGACGAAGTTGAGATTATCATGGAATTCCTTGTACAGTGCGGAAACATGGAAGAAGTTGGGCAAAGCGATAGAGGCCAACGAGGTATTGGAGGAGCTTGATTTATCATGGAACGCGTTGGGCAACGAATGTGTGAACTATCTACGATCATTATTATCTCATTCTCCATCCGTGAGGAAACTGATCATGACTG GAAACAGGTTTAACGAGGAGGATGCTGCAATCATCGCCAGAGGTCTGTCGAAAAATGAAACGCTGGAGGAGTTGCATATAGGTAACAATCCCTTGAAGGCAGAAGGTGCGTTCGAACTTATTCGAGCAATCACGCCTCAAGTGTCTCCGGGAAGTCAGCTGCGGGTTTTGGATCTCTCACACATCTGGGCGAAGAAAAATGCGTTACCCGAACTGCAAGCCATCGAAGAAG GACCGGACGTGATGGCGTTAATTTTCAAGAGGGCTAACTATGAGGCAATGAAGCCAAAAAGGAAACAACAACGCAAGAACTTCGGACATTTTATCCTTTCCCTTGAGGACGGCTTTGTCTCTAGAT CACGCTTCCTACAAGTAGTAAAATCCTTCAGACTTAAGCTGTCTACAACTTTGCTAGATGCTATTACCAAAGCATTTGCTGGTCCAAAGAACACTGTAAATCTAGATCTGTTAAAGTCGATTTATATAACTCAATATCCTGACACAGAACCTCCTCCAGAAAAAcctgaaaagaagaaaaaaactcCTAAGCATACTAAATCAAAGAAGAAGGCTGAGGGTACTGAATCAAAAACGACGAAGAAGTCGAACAAAGTGAAGATGCGGAAAACAAAGAAGAAATAA
- the Arl2 gene encoding ADP ribosylation factor-like 2 encodes MGLLTVLKKLKQKEKEMRILMLGLDNAGKTTVLKRINGEPIDTISPTLGFNIKTLDHRGYKLNIWDVGGQKSLRSYWRNYFESTDGLIWVIDSADRRRLEDCKTELYKLLKEERLEGASLLILANKQDLPGAMSTSDIAEVLELPNIKTHHWQIFKCSAVTGENLVEGINWIVDDISARIFYID; translated from the exons ATGGGTTTATTAACTGTGCTTAAAAAATTGAAACAGAAGGAGAAAGAAATGCGCATTTTAATGTT AGGTTTGGACAATGCTGGTAAAACAACAGTGTTAAAAAGGATCAATGGAGAACCAATTGACACAATATCACCAACTCTTGGTTTCAACATTAAAACTTTGGACCACCGTGGATATAAACTCAATATATGGGATGTGGGTGGTCAGAAATCATTGCGCTCGTATTGGAGAAACTATTTCGAATCCACAGATGGACTTATTTGGGTAATAGACAGCGCAGATAGGAGAAGACTGGAAGACTGCAAAACGGAATTGTATAAACTCTTAAAAGAGGAAAGATTGGAGGGTGCAagtcttctaatacttgcaaaTAAGCAAGATTTACCTGGAGCAATGTCTACATCAGACATTGCAGAAGTTTTAGAGCTGCCTAATATTAAAACACACCACTGGCAAATATTTAAGTGTTCAGCGGTCACTGGAGAAAACCTGGTAGAGGGAATAAACTGGATTGTGGATGATATCTCTGCaagaatattttatatagacTAA
- the HSPBAP1 gene encoding HSPB1 associated protein 1 isoform X2, producing MTLSEFVKSIEFKEDEKKWYYFDYKYMNEWFMDNPEIIESVNWKRFGFKKTGNDTTLWIGSKGAHTNCHQDSYGCNLVAQIHGRKQWLLFPPSSTCALHATRIPYEESTVYSKFNFFCPTEEDETNILKVKDKPKLVTLEPGDVLFVPAGWWHYVESLEFSTSVNIWIPIATDNVSRVKEALVKLVVARIGKNACKTSEEAHNSLSYCMKLLNFALEECKDIDNVEPSHKKIKHTAWTATDLAAEYPYYVKLLKELETSELKELLRIKRERFLEDSTEPLSGCSSELSMDTQEATIHKLSEDVVNALCHPDVINKVTDLLLSS from the exons CGTTAAAAGCATAGAATTTAAAGAAGATGAAAAGAAATGGTACTATTTTGACTATAAATACATGAATGAATGGTTTATGGATAATCCAGAGATAATAGAATCTGTGAATTGGAAAAGATTTGGTTTTAAGAAGACAGGTAACGATACTACTCTTTGGATAGGAAGTAAAGGTGCGCATACAAATTGTCATCAAGATTCTTATGGCTGCAACTTAGTAGCACAGATTCATGGAAG AAAACAGTGGTTATTATTTCCTCCAAGTTCAACTTGTGCTCTTCATGCAACAAGGATTCCATACGAGGAATCAACAGTGTATAGCAAGTTCAATTTCTTTTGCCCAACCGAAGAAGATGAAACAAATATATTAAAAGTAAAGGATAAACCAAAATTAGTAACCCTTGAACCAGGAGATGTTTTATTTGTTCCTGCAGGCTGGTGGCATTATGTGGAGTCATTAGAATTTTCTACTAGTGTCAACATATGGATACCAATTGCAACAGACAATGTATCAAGAGTCAAAGAAGCTCTTGTGAAATTAGTAGTAGCCAGAATTGGTAAAAATGCTTGCAAAACATCTGAAGAGGCTCACAATTCCTTATCTTATTGCATGAAGCTG tTGAATTTTGCTCTTGAAGAATGTAAAGATATAGATAATGTAGAACCATCACATAAAAAAATTAAGCACACTGCATGGACAGCAACAGACTTAGCAGCAGAGTATCCATACTATGTGAAGCTATTAAAAGAACTTGAAACATCAGAATTGAAAGAACTTTTAAgaataaagagagaaagattTCTTGAAGATAGCACAGAACCATTATCAGGCTGCAGTTCGGAATTGAGCATGGACACTCAAGAAGCCACAATTCATAAATTATCGGAAGATGTTGTAAATGCATTATGTCATCCTGATGTTATTAATAAAGTGACAGACTTACTTCTATCttcataa